The following are encoded in a window of Mycobacteroides chelonae CCUG 47445 genomic DNA:
- a CDS encoding MmpS family transport accessory protein: MALAATLITVCTTAVGATAFGASLAITPQPPDTVLYVISSDRPLTAITWRDSLGHMREQPVDGSQRTWTWTFTSDITDPPYFVSAQSAGAEATCRLIVNGKVKVENTAATQDSTATCHG; the protein is encoded by the coding sequence GTGGCACTCGCAGCAACTCTGATCACCGTCTGCACCACTGCGGTCGGTGCGACAGCATTCGGCGCTTCACTCGCCATCACTCCGCAGCCCCCGGACACTGTTCTCTACGTCATCAGTTCAGATCGCCCGTTAACGGCGATCACCTGGCGAGACAGCCTCGGGCATATGCGTGAGCAGCCCGTCGACGGCTCTCAGCGCACCTGGACCTGGACCTTTACCAGCGACATCACCGATCCCCCGTACTTCGTCAGCGCCCAGTCCGCAGGGGCCGAAGCGACATGCCGCTTGATCGTCAACGGCAAAGTCAAGGTCGAGAACACCGCCGCGACGCAGGACTCAACCGCCACCTGCCACGGATAG
- a CDS encoding acyl-CoA dehydrogenase family protein: MAINLELPKKLQAVQEKGHQGAAELVRPISRKYDLAEHTYPVELDTLETLFAGVTAAGTFAFAGAEAFRAEENTEKQNVNGANMSALLNALEMSWGDCGLLLTIPFQGLGNAAVSSVTTKEDADKFGKVWAAMAITEPGFGSDSAAVTTTAKLDGDEYVINGEKIFVTAGSRATHIVVWATLDKTKGRPAIKSFLVPREHPGVTIERLEEKLGIKASDTAVIRFDNARIPKDYILSDPEINTEKGFGGVMSTFDNTRPIVAAMAVGVSRASLEELRKILEDAGIEISYDRPAHAQHAAAAEFLRMEADWESSYLLTLRSAWQADNNIPNSMEASMAKAKAGRVGSDVTLKAVEMAGTTGYSERTLLEKWGRDSKILDIFEGTQQIQQLVVARRLLGLSSAELK, translated from the coding sequence ATGGCAATCAATTTGGAACTCCCCAAGAAGTTGCAGGCGGTTCAGGAGAAGGGGCACCAGGGCGCTGCCGAGCTGGTACGGCCGATCTCCCGCAAGTACGACCTGGCCGAGCACACCTACCCGGTCGAGCTGGACACCCTGGAGACGCTGTTCGCCGGCGTCACCGCCGCGGGCACGTTCGCCTTCGCCGGTGCCGAGGCCTTCCGCGCCGAGGAGAACACCGAGAAGCAGAACGTCAACGGCGCCAACATGTCCGCGCTGCTGAACGCCCTCGAGATGAGCTGGGGCGACTGCGGCCTGCTGCTGACCATCCCCTTCCAGGGGCTGGGCAACGCCGCGGTATCGAGCGTGACGACCAAGGAAGACGCCGACAAGTTCGGCAAGGTGTGGGCCGCCATGGCCATCACCGAGCCCGGCTTCGGTTCGGACTCCGCCGCGGTCACCACCACTGCCAAGCTCGATGGTGACGAGTACGTCATCAACGGCGAGAAGATCTTCGTCACCGCCGGTTCGCGCGCCACCCACATCGTGGTGTGGGCCACCCTGGACAAGACCAAGGGCCGTCCGGCCATCAAGTCTTTCTTGGTTCCGCGTGAGCACCCGGGCGTGACGATCGAGCGTCTCGAAGAGAAGCTCGGTATCAAGGCATCCGACACCGCGGTCATCCGCTTCGACAATGCGCGGATCCCCAAGGACTACATCCTGTCCGATCCGGAGATCAACACCGAAAAGGGTTTCGGCGGTGTGATGAGCACCTTCGACAACACCCGTCCGATCGTCGCGGCCATGGCCGTGGGAGTCTCGCGGGCCTCGCTCGAGGAACTGCGCAAGATTCTTGAAGACGCCGGCATCGAGATCTCCTACGACCGGCCTGCCCACGCCCAGCACGCGGCCGCGGCCGAGTTCCTGCGCATGGAGGCCGACTGGGAGTCGTCGTACCTGCTGACCCTGCGTAGCGCATGGCAGGCCGACAACAACATTCCCAACTCGATGGAAGCGTCGATGGCCAAGGCCAAGGCCGGTCGCGTCGGTAGCGATGTGACCCTCAAGGCTGTCGAAATGGCTGGCACCACTGGCTATTCCGAGCGCACTCTGTTGGAGAAGTGGGGCCGCGACTCGAAGATCCTGGACATCTTCGAGGGCACCCAGCAGATCCAGCAGCTGGTGGTGGCCCGCCGCCTGCTGGGGCTGAGCTCCGCAGAACTCAAGTGA
- a CDS encoding phage antirepressor, which produces MSTDIQLFEFRDYPVRFAVIDGEPHPVLADLCAVLDISNPRNVAARLADDQRGVALVDTPYGRRSMTVVNESGMYEVIFRSDKPEAVEFRRFVTGTVLPQIRKTGQYGTAAVVPLTRLEYARKLVDAEERVEAESRARIEAELRARELEAPASAWSHMADATGDYGVADAAKVLSRDPNINIGRDRLFRFMAVKGWIYRDRGTASWKAYQTQVDCGRLVEKLNTPYLHQPSGEMRVPPPTIRITPKGLAELHKRLGGAGQLVLMAASA; this is translated from the coding sequence ATGAGCACCGACATTCAACTGTTCGAGTTCCGCGACTATCCGGTTCGATTCGCAGTCATCGATGGCGAGCCGCACCCAGTCCTCGCCGACCTGTGCGCAGTGCTCGATATTTCCAATCCCAGGAACGTCGCCGCACGCTTGGCCGATGACCAAAGGGGTGTCGCCCTGGTGGACACCCCTTATGGCAGGCGGTCGATGACCGTCGTCAATGAGTCGGGTATGTATGAGGTGATCTTCCGCTCCGACAAGCCCGAGGCTGTCGAGTTCCGTCGTTTCGTCACGGGTACGGTTCTGCCGCAGATTCGCAAGACTGGTCAGTACGGCACGGCTGCAGTGGTTCCGCTGACTCGTCTGGAGTATGCGCGCAAGCTGGTCGACGCCGAGGAACGCGTCGAGGCCGAATCCCGTGCCCGCATCGAAGCCGAGTTGCGTGCAAGGGAATTGGAGGCGCCAGCGTCTGCCTGGTCACACATGGCCGATGCAACTGGCGACTACGGGGTCGCCGACGCCGCGAAGGTCCTATCGCGTGACCCGAACATCAACATCGGCCGTGACCGTCTCTTCAGGTTCATGGCTGTGAAGGGCTGGATTTACCGCGATCGCGGCACCGCATCCTGGAAGGCCTATCAAACCCAAGTCGACTGCGGACGCCTCGTCGAAAAGCTGAACACCCCGTACCTGCACCAGCCATCGGGGGAGATGCGGGTACCGCCCCCGACTATTCGGATCACGCCGAAAGGACTTGCTGAGCTTCATAAACGGCTCGGGGGAGCCGGTCAGCTTGTGCTGATGGCGGCCAGCGCATGA
- a CDS encoding acyl-CoA dehydrogenase family protein: MTNTLTPRDEKKAAKSKSLAKHETGVGLQKHKRGAIDILIAVLTPIAGSELLDKYNLRGAFNKGIFETTKGLFTTLGVANRTFKKVTGSKGAPKRLDKANADYFDLTPEDEQKMIADTVKEFAVEVIRPAAYESDKNKTYPADLLSKVAELGVTAINIPEDFDGIASQRSTVTNSLVAEALSYGDLGLALPILAPSGVASALTNWGSADQQATYLKEFAGENVPQASVVIAEPQALFDPFSLKTTATRTPSGFRLNGVKSLVPAAAQAELFIVAANYNGRPSLFIVESGTEGITVEEDPSMGIRGAALGRLNLNNVAVPAAGLLGEDAAGESDYSEAVALARLGWASLAVGTGQAVLDYVIPYVKQREAFGEPIARRQAVAFMCANIAIELDGLRLVTLRGASRAEQGLPFIREAALARKLATDKGMQIGLDGVQLLGGHGFTKEHPVERWYRNLRAIGVAEGVVVL, translated from the coding sequence ATGACCAACACGTTGACCCCGCGCGACGAGAAGAAGGCCGCCAAGAGCAAGAGTCTGGCGAAACACGAGACCGGCGTAGGCCTCCAGAAGCACAAGCGCGGCGCGATCGACATCCTCATCGCGGTGCTGACCCCGATCGCGGGTTCGGAGCTGCTGGACAAGTACAACCTGCGCGGAGCCTTCAACAAGGGCATCTTCGAGACCACGAAGGGCTTGTTCACCACCCTCGGCGTTGCCAACCGCACCTTCAAGAAGGTGACCGGCAGCAAGGGCGCCCCCAAGCGCCTCGACAAGGCGAACGCCGACTACTTCGACCTCACTCCCGAGGACGAGCAGAAGATGATCGCCGACACGGTGAAGGAATTCGCCGTCGAGGTCATCCGCCCGGCCGCCTACGAGTCGGACAAGAACAAGACCTACCCCGCCGATCTGCTGAGCAAGGTCGCCGAGCTGGGCGTCACCGCCATCAACATCCCCGAGGATTTCGACGGCATCGCCTCGCAGCGCTCGACCGTCACCAACTCGCTTGTCGCCGAAGCCCTCTCATACGGTGACCTGGGTCTGGCACTGCCGATCCTGGCGCCGTCGGGTGTGGCTTCCGCGCTGACCAACTGGGGCAGCGCCGACCAGCAGGCCACCTACCTCAAGGAGTTCGCGGGCGAGAACGTGCCGCAGGCCTCTGTCGTGATCGCCGAGCCGCAGGCACTGTTCGATCCGTTCAGCCTGAAGACCACCGCCACCCGCACCCCCAGCGGTTTCCGCCTCAACGGCGTCAAGTCGCTGGTTCCCGCTGCGGCGCAGGCCGAGCTGTTCATCGTGGCCGCCAACTACAACGGCCGCCCGTCGCTGTTCATCGTCGAGTCCGGCACCGAGGGCATCACCGTCGAGGAAGACCCGAGCATGGGTATCCGCGGCGCGGCCCTGGGCCGGCTGAACCTGAACAACGTCGCGGTTCCCGCCGCAGGCCTGCTGGGCGAGGACGCAGCCGGAGAGTCCGACTACTCCGAGGCCGTCGCACTGGCTCGTCTCGGATGGGCATCCCTGGCGGTCGGCACCGGCCAGGCCGTGCTGGACTACGTGATCCCCTACGTCAAGCAGCGCGAGGCGTTCGGCGAGCCCATCGCCCGCCGCCAGGCAGTTGCCTTCATGTGCGCCAACATCGCCATCGAGCTCGACGGCCTTCGTCTGGTGACCCTGCGCGGTGCTTCCCGCGCCGAGCAGGGCCTGCCGTTCATCCGCGAGGCCGCCCTGGCTCGCAAGCTGGCAACCGACAAGGGCATGCAGATCGGCCTCGACGGCGTGCAGCTGCTCGGCGGCCACGGCTTCACCAAGGAGCACCCGGTGGAACGCTGGTACCGCAACCTGCGTGCCATCGGTGTCGCCGAAGGCGTCGTAGTCCTCTAA
- a CDS encoding Clp protease N-terminal domain-containing protein, with protein MFHLFNERSRQVIVIAQEEARERQHNYLGAEHLLLGLLGEGTGLGARLLATAGVRFENGSRVIQQIVPLGQEPPTEKMAFTPGAQQTLELAMTASTSRRHTEICTGHLLLGLVDAADPLIIQIWEKLNVDVLDLWDNVRAHLDENLGD; from the coding sequence ATGTTCCATCTGTTCAACGAGCGCTCGCGACAGGTCATCGTGATCGCACAGGAGGAAGCACGCGAACGCCAGCACAACTATCTCGGAGCAGAACACCTCCTGCTGGGTCTGCTCGGCGAAGGCACCGGCCTGGGTGCTCGGCTGCTCGCTACCGCCGGAGTCCGTTTTGAGAACGGGTCACGGGTCATTCAGCAGATCGTGCCGTTGGGCCAGGAGCCGCCAACCGAGAAAATGGCGTTTACTCCGGGCGCCCAGCAGACACTTGAGCTGGCGATGACCGCGTCCACAAGCAGGCGGCACACGGAAATCTGCACGGGGCACCTACTTTTGGGGCTCGTGGACGCGGCCGACCCCCTCATCATCCAAATCTGGGAGAAGCTCAACGTGGACGTTCTGGACCTCTGGGATAACGTCCGGGCCCACCTGGACGAGAACCTCGGCGACTAG
- a CDS encoding TIGR03668 family PPOX class F420-dependent oxidoreductase: MRLDPADARSRFRTATVARLATVNASAVPHLVPVTFAVADDVICWAVDHKPKSHNDLQRLRNITANPAVSFLVDHYDEDWSALWWARADGIAQTLDKPDPAWISLLANKYRQYREAPPAGPMVLTDVSRWSGWTASPVQE, translated from the coding sequence GTGCGACTCGACCCGGCCGATGCACGGAGCCGTTTCCGAACGGCGACGGTGGCAAGGCTGGCCACGGTGAACGCATCGGCTGTGCCGCATCTGGTTCCGGTGACCTTCGCGGTCGCCGATGATGTCATCTGCTGGGCTGTTGATCACAAGCCGAAGTCGCACAACGATTTACAGCGACTGCGCAACATCACCGCGAATCCCGCCGTCAGCTTCCTGGTGGACCATTACGACGAGGATTGGTCGGCCTTGTGGTGGGCGCGCGCCGATGGCATCGCCCAGACACTCGACAAGCCCGATCCGGCCTGGATCAGCCTGCTGGCCAACAAGTATCGGCAGTATCGAGAAGCTCCGCCAGCCGGCCCGATGGTGCTGACCGATGTTTCCCGGTGGAGCGGGTGGACCGCCTCCCCCGTTCAGGAGTGA
- a CDS encoding AMP-binding protein gives MVADVISCDKLLSHPRGLVWELISSPDMYPMFFTGVGSCETLIENTETGPDPEYLVLSAKATARVRLILSNTKESLAIEGVDNDGLISVRLFEERSAQTRVRITVLRAASVLPPGIKKPSVAVNQWLMDGLDKIDDYLSGASTSTVSNMGDNGNIQLSIARLMVGVGVVRIPRPDRGLRQLGSLARWGFTLQGGYAAAAARAPKQLAIADDAGQLTFEQLDRRAEAMATGLMRDGINETSKIGLLARNNIAMVECLIAFGMLGVDVMLLNNALAATQIQIAVARNNLTKVFVDDDLDELVRYVPWEVELVSTGRRSAINGRRGLDDFVVADKPGVLPPTRPGHQVVQTSGTSGTPKGALRPTPRGFAVIAAMLSRMPMKMNETMLISAPVFHAWGLGCLQISTPLRATVILQEKFDPEECLRAIATRKVTTLIAVPVMLQRIVDLPATVRQKYDTSSLRLVACSGSPLNASLVQRFTEAFGEVLYNFYGSTEVSWATIADPADLAIAPTTVGRPPLGTTIAILDADRRPVPRGVTGRIFVGNEMLFDGYVADPSPASVNGLLDTGDLGHLDADGRLYIDGRDDEMIISGGENVFPRPVEDALAFLPQVADVAVVGTSDDSFGQRLSAFVVLHKDAGLDGDMVRAFIKNRLSKFHVPRDVYFVNALPRTSTGKVIKRLLLADCARDGIRPE, from the coding sequence ATGGTCGCTGATGTAATTAGTTGCGACAAGTTGCTCAGTCACCCGCGCGGGCTGGTGTGGGAACTGATCAGCTCACCCGACATGTACCCGATGTTCTTTACCGGCGTCGGTTCCTGCGAGACCTTGATCGAGAACACCGAGACGGGACCCGATCCCGAATACCTGGTGCTGTCGGCCAAGGCCACGGCCCGCGTTCGGCTGATTCTCAGCAACACCAAGGAAAGTCTGGCTATCGAGGGAGTCGACAACGACGGGCTGATCTCTGTCCGGTTGTTCGAGGAACGTTCGGCGCAGACCCGGGTACGCATCACGGTGTTGCGGGCGGCCTCCGTCTTGCCACCCGGCATCAAGAAGCCGAGCGTGGCGGTAAACCAGTGGTTGATGGATGGGCTGGACAAAATCGACGACTATCTGTCTGGCGCGTCGACTTCCACCGTGTCCAATATGGGTGATAACGGAAATATTCAACTCAGCATCGCCCGGCTGATGGTGGGGGTCGGTGTGGTGCGTATCCCGCGCCCCGACCGCGGGCTTCGCCAGTTGGGTTCACTGGCGCGGTGGGGATTCACTCTTCAGGGCGGATACGCGGCCGCGGCGGCCCGTGCCCCCAAGCAGCTCGCGATCGCCGATGACGCCGGACAGCTGACCTTTGAGCAACTCGACCGGCGCGCCGAGGCGATGGCCACCGGTCTGATGCGCGACGGCATCAACGAAACGTCCAAGATTGGCCTGCTGGCTCGGAACAACATTGCCATGGTCGAGTGCCTCATTGCCTTCGGCATGCTCGGTGTGGACGTGATGCTTCTCAACAACGCATTGGCAGCAACCCAGATCCAGATTGCTGTGGCGCGGAACAATCTCACCAAGGTGTTCGTCGACGACGATCTGGACGAACTCGTACGGTACGTGCCCTGGGAGGTCGAGCTCGTCAGCACCGGTCGGCGCAGTGCCATCAATGGCCGCCGCGGGCTCGATGACTTCGTTGTCGCCGACAAGCCGGGAGTGTTGCCGCCCACCCGTCCCGGCCACCAGGTGGTGCAAACCTCCGGAACGTCGGGAACCCCCAAGGGAGCGTTGCGGCCGACGCCGCGTGGGTTCGCCGTCATTGCCGCGATGCTTTCGCGGATGCCGATGAAGATGAACGAGACCATGCTCATCTCGGCGCCTGTCTTCCATGCCTGGGGACTGGGCTGCCTTCAGATCAGCACCCCGCTGCGGGCGACGGTGATCCTGCAGGAGAAGTTCGATCCGGAAGAATGCCTGCGGGCCATCGCCACCCGTAAGGTGACCACGCTGATTGCCGTCCCCGTGATGTTGCAGCGCATCGTCGATCTGCCCGCCACGGTGCGCCAGAAGTACGACACCTCGAGCCTGCGACTGGTTGCCTGCAGCGGGTCGCCTCTGAATGCCTCACTGGTGCAGCGGTTTACCGAGGCATTCGGTGAAGTGCTCTACAACTTCTACGGATCCACCGAAGTGTCCTGGGCTACCATTGCCGACCCTGCGGACCTTGCGATCGCTCCCACCACGGTGGGGCGGCCGCCGTTGGGCACCACCATCGCGATTCTCGATGCCGACCGGCGCCCGGTGCCTCGCGGCGTGACGGGACGAATCTTCGTCGGCAATGAGATGTTGTTCGACGGATACGTCGCCGATCCCTCTCCGGCCTCGGTCAACGGTCTGCTGGACACCGGCGATCTGGGTCACCTGGATGCCGATGGTCGTCTGTACATCGATGGGCGCGACGACGAGATGATCATCTCCGGCGGTGAAAACGTGTTTCCGCGGCCGGTGGAAGACGCGTTGGCCTTCTTGCCGCAGGTTGCCGACGTTGCCGTCGTCGGGACCTCCGATGACAGCTTCGGTCAGCGGCTGTCGGCGTTCGTCGTGCTGCACAAGGACGCCGGTCTCGACGGAGACATGGTGCGCGCCTTCATCAAGAATCGGCTCAGTAAGTTCCATGTCCCCCGCGATGTGTACTTCGTCAACGCACTGCCCCGTACGTCCACGGGCAAGGTCATCAAGCGACTGTTGCTCGCGGACTGCGCGCGCGATGGGATCAGGCCGGAGTAG
- the hisN gene encoding histidinol-phosphatase, with protein MTPTVSLREDRRLALELADAADEITTSRFGALDLRVDTKPDLTPVTDADTSVESVLRSLLHRSRPADSVLGEEYGGEAAFSGRQWVIDPIDGTKNFARGVPIWATLIALLEDGVPVVGVISAPALSRRWWAADGLGAHRRVGSGQDEPIRVSGVDQLASASLSFSSLSGWADRGTRDRFIDFTDAVWRVRGYGDFFSYCLVAEGAVDIAAEPEVSLWDLAALDILVREAGGTFTNLAGEPGPHGGSAVASNALLHEEVLRALS; from the coding sequence ATGACGCCCACCGTCTCCTTGCGCGAAGATCGTCGGCTGGCACTCGAATTGGCCGATGCAGCCGATGAAATCACCACGTCGCGGTTCGGTGCGCTCGATCTGCGGGTGGACACCAAGCCCGACCTGACGCCGGTGACTGACGCAGACACCTCGGTGGAGTCGGTTCTGCGCTCCCTGCTGCATCGATCCCGCCCAGCAGACTCGGTGTTGGGTGAGGAATACGGCGGCGAGGCCGCCTTCAGCGGTCGGCAATGGGTGATCGATCCGATCGACGGCACCAAGAACTTCGCACGCGGCGTCCCCATCTGGGCCACGCTCATCGCGTTGCTTGAAGACGGCGTACCCGTGGTCGGGGTGATCAGTGCCCCGGCGCTGTCCCGCCGGTGGTGGGCGGCGGACGGGCTCGGTGCCCATCGCCGGGTCGGGTCCGGCCAGGACGAGCCGATCCGTGTCTCCGGAGTCGACCAGCTGGCGTCGGCCAGCCTGTCGTTCTCCAGCCTGTCGGGCTGGGCCGACCGCGGTACGCGCGATCGATTCATCGACTTCACCGACGCGGTGTGGCGGGTCCGGGGATACGGCGACTTCTTCTCGTACTGCCTGGTGGCCGAGGGAGCGGTCGACATCGCGGCCGAGCCCGAGGTCTCGTTGTGGGACCTGGCCGCGCTGGACATCCTGGTCCGCGAGGCCGGCGGCACCTTCACGAATCTGGCCGGTGAACCCGGCCCACATGGCGGTAGCGCCGTCGCAAGCAACGCATTGCTGCACGAGGAAGTACTGCGCGCCCTGTCCTGA
- a CDS encoding DUF2971 domain-containing protein, with product MGIVYQYTDIEAFQKIVEAAKLWATDFRYLNDWEELVYTWVPFVGRLEELATQPGEYSEAYRAQLEALRLMNAIDLMAFDDAVLVACFTELPDAISQWSRYGANGRGVALGFDSDKIGVLKVPQYCRYPDGNLEPVTATEIGTDGGRKEIELRWNAFLQKVNYGDAARDRVVDGLLDMVRQCSGKNDDARHFNTKVANCIWQTHALIHRLPLVKHSAFEDEQEHRLTITEHFSGQSRSQRTALSSLGESFKALPYEPLRAVDTKFRTGGATMFKPYVEMPFERQALVEVVTGPAVKHQLVEATIRRMLERNGFPETRVIASKLPYQP from the coding sequence GTGGGCATCGTTTACCAGTACACGGATATCGAGGCATTCCAAAAAATCGTGGAGGCGGCGAAGCTGTGGGCCACCGACTTTCGGTACCTAAACGACTGGGAAGAACTGGTCTACACGTGGGTACCGTTCGTCGGAAGACTCGAAGAGCTCGCTACACAACCAGGTGAATACTCCGAGGCGTATAGGGCTCAACTTGAAGCGCTCCGGTTGATGAACGCTATCGACTTGATGGCCTTCGACGACGCTGTTCTCGTCGCGTGCTTCACCGAGTTGCCAGATGCGATCAGCCAGTGGAGTCGCTATGGCGCGAACGGGCGCGGCGTTGCACTTGGTTTCGACTCTGACAAAATCGGCGTACTCAAGGTGCCCCAGTATTGCCGCTACCCGGACGGGAACCTGGAGCCCGTGACCGCGACCGAGATCGGTACGGACGGCGGGCGTAAAGAAATCGAACTCCGCTGGAATGCGTTCCTGCAAAAGGTGAACTATGGCGACGCAGCCCGAGACCGCGTGGTCGACGGACTGCTCGACATGGTGCGGCAGTGTTCCGGAAAGAATGACGACGCCCGCCACTTCAACACCAAGGTAGCTAACTGCATCTGGCAGACCCACGCGTTGATCCACCGACTGCCTCTAGTGAAGCACTCAGCGTTTGAAGACGAGCAAGAACATCGCCTGACCATCACCGAGCACTTCAGCGGGCAGAGCCGTTCTCAGAGGACTGCCCTATCTAGCCTTGGGGAGTCGTTCAAGGCCTTGCCTTACGAGCCGCTGCGAGCGGTGGATACGAAGTTCCGGACGGGTGGCGCGACAATGTTCAAGCCGTATGTGGAAATGCCATTCGAACGCCAAGCGCTCGTCGAGGTAGTCACAGGGCCAGCCGTGAAGCACCAACTCGTGGAAGCCACGATTAGGCGAATGTTGGAACGAAACGGGTTTCCTGAGACTCGGGTAATAGCATCCAAGCTGCCTTACCAGCCCTAA
- a CDS encoding helix-turn-helix domain-containing protein has product MSISSRTRHGVWQALRVARSKDGQSLTALADVAAMSVSYLSDLERGRQLPSVEAVRKLASALNVPVSVLERERRVDTNGNDIALVELIRQIVREELAEGAA; this is encoded by the coding sequence ATGTCAATCAGTTCGCGAACCCGACACGGAGTCTGGCAAGCGCTTCGGGTCGCTCGATCCAAGGATGGTCAGTCCCTCACCGCGCTCGCAGATGTCGCTGCTATGTCGGTCTCCTACCTCTCAGACCTGGAACGTGGCCGTCAACTACCGAGTGTGGAAGCCGTAAGGAAACTTGCGAGCGCGTTGAATGTTCCGGTCTCGGTACTTGAGAGAGAACGGCGTGTCGACACCAATGGCAACGACATCGCGCTTGTCGAGTTGATCCGCCAGATCGTCCGCGAAGAACTTGCGGAGGGCGCGGCATGA
- a CDS encoding VOC family protein, producing MAIKLDNVGIAVEDLEAAVAFFTDLGLTVLGRATVSGEWTDTAVGLDGNHANIAMLQTPDGHGRIELFEYIHPEAIASKPTLPNDIGMHRVAFSVDDIDEAIEIAARHGCHPLRGVATYEDVYKLTYLRGPSGILVMFAEELKKG from the coding sequence ATGGCCATCAAGCTCGATAACGTCGGCATCGCCGTTGAGGATCTCGAAGCCGCTGTCGCGTTTTTCACCGACCTCGGTCTCACAGTCCTCGGTCGCGCCACCGTCAGCGGTGAATGGACCGACACCGCCGTCGGTCTGGACGGCAACCACGCGAACATCGCGATGCTTCAGACGCCAGACGGCCATGGTCGGATCGAACTATTCGAGTACATCCATCCCGAAGCAATCGCGTCGAAGCCCACTCTTCCCAACGACATTGGCATGCATCGCGTCGCGTTCTCGGTCGACGACATCGATGAGGCCATCGAGATAGCCGCCAGGCACGGCTGCCATCCGCTACGCGGTGTCGCCACCTACGAGGACGTCTACAAGCTCACGTACCTTCGCGGTCCCAGCGGCATCCTCGTGATGTTCGCCGAGGAGCTGAAGAAGGGTTGA